caaccattagaaaagtgtttagaattggttgacctgggtggtagatcgtagatcaaccattaaaaaagtgtttaaaattgtttgacctgggtcgtagatcgaagatcaaccattagaaatgcgttcagaattggttgacctgggtcgtagatcgtagatcaaccattagaaaagtgtttagaattggttgacctgggtcgtagctcgtagatcaaccattacaAAAGTGTTTATAATAATGAAGTATATTTAtagataatatatttagattgtaaattacttgacactgtaaataatgtgaatctgttttagtaaaaatatttcatttccctGTACTTTCATTGAcctgtatatacaaaaatatatctatacaggacataatgaacaaaacatTTGTGTGGCGTTAACACCATAAATGATGTATCAACGTATCGATATCTAGCTTACCAACAGAAAGGAAATAGGTTTTTCAAGAATCTGCCATGAAGATCCCccgttttcatttattttattattcagaaaatatttaagaagATCTTATTTAGATATCAAGAACTTTGACGATTCCGTTTTATTCAATATAACTCtacggccatgaaatacattgatttttttctctattttcccCCACCCAACTACGGTTATCTCCTTATTgaagcattttccaaatgaaataatttacaaaacgcaaccTGCAAACAATAATATTTGAAGTAGTATAGGCTGGTGATCTGGTACCGGTACCGGATCACCATGAGGCCGTTGCTACGGACCTTGGTACCAGATCGCCATCCAGCCCATCCGTTGCTAGGGACCGTCATCCAGGGTACCAGATCACCATCCACCGGTACCGGATCACCATCCAGGTACCGGATCACCATTTAGGGTACCATATCACTACCCCATGCGTTGCTAGGTGCCATATCACCATTTAGGGTACTATAATTATATACCAGTAGACAATAAGAGAAAAGGTACTTTCTTTCGTAAAAGAAATGGAGTGGCCCTGAAAAGGGCCGTTGTGTTTCTGAGTAGCATCTCTACTCAGTGGTGCTATCAGCAGGGACCCTTTGGACATAAGGGTGAACCCTGACCACTCTGACATAGCGCCGCCCCATGTATCGCTCCTCCATTCTTTGTCTTTCCGCCCGCCTCCACTGTTCTCTATCTCTTAAGGATCGGATGATCCTTAACGCCTCATTCGTTCGACGTTGGGTATCCCTCCACCTCTCTTTTTCTCTGGCTTCAAGTTGTTGTAGCTCTTCAATTTGCTCGGCAATGGACTCCATTGTGAACGAATGATGGAATGTAGGCCAATGTACTTGCTTATATAGGGATCGCGCGGACCGGATAGAGAATCAATATATTAGCCAATGAGATTTGATCTTACATGGAGGACCAACATCTACAtggctaagttgaaaaaagaCCAGGACTACTGGTCTTTTTTGAGGGATGGGGTTATGGCACCTTTACTACTACCCCTAGATAgggaaaaataacaaaagaatattttgtgtacacatttttttattgaacaagtaaCTGTATTAACAAAGAACATTAAGGATACAAATAATCATGGTCTAGCACATACAGTTTAAACAAAGCTAAAGCAAGTTTATCAGATTGATCTGATGTACAACACTGGCAATGTTCAGGTTTAGCTAGTGATCTAGCTTTTGCATACAAGTGTCCGTAGAACTGTTTGAACCAAGTTCCTACATCCTTGTCATTGAGATGCCAATATCTTGGCTCTAAACGAATTTTGATAGTCAATATAGTCTCTAAATCATATCCTCTGGCTAAAGCGTCCAAAGCAAATATGCAGTAAACACCACATATGGCATTGCATCCACTTTGAAGTCGTATGTTGTTCCTAGTCCAGCTTCGGGTATTGTCGTCCAAGAAGGGTCGAATAGCTTCCTCTAAGGGTGGTAATCCATAAGAGTCAAGCAGATGGCTGTATTTTCTCTGAAGTAAATAGCCACCCAATGTTCTCCAGGTTTATCTGAGTCATGTGTGTTCACTATGTAAGCTTTCACATGACACCGTTTCTGTTTCGGTAGATGATCCTTAGGACACACTTCTCCATTGAGTGTTCTCAATAAAAACTATTTATCCAAGATGTATTGAAGTTCATGGGTATTCATGATTCCAGACGTCTTTCACTCGATCTGCCCATATACTCATCCAGCTTTCCCGTGGATCTGATTGATGACGGGCTAACTTGTCCCTTATATCGACCCACATATGCAGGGCTTGTACTTTCTCACTGCCATGCACGTCCATAAGCTTCAGTTTAGGATACCATTTTTCCATCACATTGTAGAGATTCAGTTGATTGAAAGCTTTTTCAATGTACAACTCCACCCACTCTTCCGTAGATGTGAACAAACACAGTTGATGTTGTAACTGACTGGGATGATCCACAATACATCTATAACAGTTCTTATGTACTTCATCGAAGATGAGTGTTTGAAGTTCGTCCACAACACATTCGTTTAAGGTGTCTCGCATATTCTTTAGTTTTCTTTTGAATATCGGTTTGTGGTATTTCACTTTCTCAGCATCTTCTCTGAGTTGTCTGGCATAGGCATGACCATCCATGTTTAATAATCTGTGAAGACTTCTCTCAATCCGTTGATTTCAATTTGATTGTCAAATTCTGCGTACACTATCACGTTCACAACGCTAGGAAGTTATTGTGCAAACTGAAGATCTATCCTGAGGTTCCCCGTTTTATAGGGTGAAGTTGACTTTCCTCACAACCTTGATCTGCGGTGAGATCAAATCCCCAGAGAGTGTAGCCACTTTTATATTCTGCCATAGTTAGTCCAATCGACCTGTTGAGTCCAAGAGCTCCTGTTGCCTGTTAGAGTGACATGTAGGATCGCATACATTCTCCATTTTCAAAATCTGGTTGGAAGGCTTTGTTGTGAATGGTTTTCCCGTCGATACTGACTTCTAGTTTAGACAGATGGAAATGTCTGAAATCAAACGGGTTGGTGGCGGGGTCTCCATTCATATCTGCATTTCTCACCATACCAATGATGAGTCGTTTTGGAAGTTGTCCAAGAAACAAGTGATCATCAATTTTAGATCTCTGTCCATCGGGGATCGTGAATGTTTTCACTACAGCGCGTCGTATCGGGATCTTCATGTTATGCTGGCTAATGGCCTGATTCAAATCGTTGGCCACCACAGGAAGCAATTCAACCGTCCTCACGTTGAATCCCACTTGCTGGATATCAACTTTTCCTTCGGCTGTGCCCATGAGACAGAAGTTGGGTGAGGCTCTGTTCAACTTGAGGCGTATTTCAATTCCATTGGGGAGGTATTTCTCTTGTAGGAATAAATCCAGATGTAATCTTCCAATGAGTTCACAGGATTTGCTTTCGGCAATACGAGTTCTGCGACCTTTCCATCCACTATTAGCTCCACCTCGTGTATTAGCCTGCATATGACCGGATGTATCTTTATCCCAGAGTTCAAACGCCCGCAGTTGTGTGTTTTTACATTCTTTGTTGTAGGATAAGAGATTTTCAATGTAGGCTCTGTACGGATAGGTGTGTGTGTTGGTCGAAATCAGTTTATTCTTCAAATAGAGATCAATGCTACTGAAAATACTGTGGAAAAAGTTATTGACCACAGAAGTTTCAGTGGCAGCCTCCAGGTCTGTTCCATCAGCCTTAGTCACTTTGAATTTGATGTACAAATAGGACTGATTCAAATCTGTCCATTTTTCCGTTTGTGGAGGAATAATAAATTCGATGGGCGCTGAATTATTCAAAGCCGAAATCGGGTAATGTTCCGTCCATTGTCCATCTTGCATGGCTGACATGGTTGGAGGTACAGAAGAAAAATCAAGTTCCGTTTTGCTACACTCGCAAGAACCGTGtttcatcatatttttttcagtcGAAAATATCGAGAGGTCTAGATTTTCTTTGTGAACGTTTTTTTCCCACGACCACGTTGCGGTATCGCCACCACCCTTCTTCCACGATGTCGGAATGAGTACTGACGACGACGCCTTGGTTTTGAACCTTTTATAGTGTTGATCAAAGATTTTCCCAAGGATAAAGCTGCTGCTTTTCCAACAGACTTCAGTGCCCTCACTCCACGAGACTTTATCACCTTTCTTGGATTTCTTCCTAACATGATATCCTTGACTGCACCCAGGCCTTCATGTTTGATGGCTCTAAGTGCTGATCTAACCATGGGTTTCACTAAAGGAGATGTTGTTTTGATAGCTGATTTAAAGATAGACCCAAGCCCATGACCGTACTGGCGAGGAACACCACGATACACGGGATACATTGTGATCATAAGTTTAGTCGTGATTTCTTTCGAAAATGCAGCTTCACCATAGACTTGCCACCAACAAACTGAACGGTTTGTCCAGTGTCACCCCTTATATTtatacttatttcatcaaaactggattTGGAGATGGGGACATAATGCAAATTGACAAATTCTTCGTGAACATGATTTGAATCTTTCTTGCTCGGTTCAAATGGAACCACACGAAGGATGGGTGCCTCAATATCTCCCAGAAAAGTAAAATCTGCCAGatcagaataaatgaataaatgattagTGCCCACATTCAAATCCACACCGTAAGGAAATGGATGTTCATCCCCAGGATAAACATCTCCCAGATGTTGACTTGTTCCCCCAAGCTTAAGTAATAAACTAGGATGGAAATGTATACCCACATGCTGTGTATCGGTATTGAATTTGATACGTCTCCTTGGTTGGGAATAACCTATATGAAACACTatggaaattttatggaaaatgtctTCCAGTTCTTTTTGAATAGTATTGTCGATTTCAGTAATGAGAAGCTCTGGGGAAGAATATACCCCAGATTTGATACAGCAATGAAACGTGTACTGATCATTGATTTTCCTACACTTAGCGGAAGGAAATTTACTAAATTCCTTGCCTAGTTTGGCATGGGTGGTAACAACTTGAAATTGAGATTCCTCCTCTGTCACATTGACAATTTGAGAAGGAATGATGAGTTCGACCAAAGCCATTTCATAATCATCTTTATTGACATGAATGGGTTTGGGTAATTTTGTCCTGAATTCACTCTGTGTATTGTTAGAAAACATGCTCATAGAGCTGTCACTGAGTACCATTATGTAAAACGAATTCATCGCTGCTGACCAATAGCTAGATTTTTCAACGTAGGTTGTTTAATGAATTTCAAACCTGGGGTGGGTAAAATGTAACCAAGTGTGCTACTGAGCAGAATTAACCAAATCCTTTCTTCAGATTTCAGACAGAGTTGAATGATGGAAACCACCAGcacaaaataaatggcaaaaatctGTGACATGTAAGTGAGACGATTTTTTGGCTCACGAGTTTTACAAAGCGTCATAGTATTGTCTGTCACCTCCACGCTAGCCGAATCTGACTGAGACATCCTGTCAATATGTGATGTCTTTTATACCAAACGACTTTCTGGAATCcaactgtcaaatttctttggataACCTTCCCAGTGAACTTTAATTTCATTGATCTTTTTTCCACCCACTTTCCTTGTGCGACGAGCAAGGACTGATTCAATTTCGTAAATATCTTTGTCTTTTATAGTCTGGATTGCAGGCAAATAAAAGGATCCTTCAATTTTTTCCCCACCCAAATCTTCTAACTGAACGGTTGGTGGCAAAGAACGGCGAATGTGAATGACCTTGAATAATTCTTTGGTCCAGTTTGGGAGATATCCTTTGTCAGTAGTTCGCTTTGTTTTGTTGATGCGAACTAAATCACCCACTTTGACCGAGATAGGTTTGGATTTTGTTTTTGATCCATACAAGTGTTGTGCTACTTCAGGTTCTGTTTTTTCAGTGACCGATGCGGGTGTTGTTTGAATTCTCCGATGAAAACTATGATTGTAGGCATGAACCAAATCATCTAAAATATCGATGTAACGTCGCCTTTTTCATGTGTGAAATACTTCCACATGCGACTTTTCAAACTTCTTTGAAATCTTTTAACAATGCTTGCTTTAGTTTCAGGATTTTCCGTAgtgaaaaaatgaatatgtttggacttcaagaacttttgaaagtctttgttttttaattcagaCCCTTTGTCAGTTTGCAAGGATTTTGGGGATCGACCTGAAGTTTTCAAAATAGACTCGAACGCTTGAATCAAAGTTTGacctgttttattataaattggaACAACCCAAGCGTATTTTGAAAACACATCAATGACACACAACAAATAACGAAACTGATCATTGTCTTTCATTAACCTCTGTAAATCTGCTAAATCCGCCTGCCACTGATGATCAATACCTCCCACCTTTGTTTGACGTCTTTTAAATTTTCGACGGATAGGTTTATGCAACGTGTAGGTTTTCTGCTCCTGCAACCATGATTTGACTTGatctaaagataaagatttgaTCTGTTTTCGAGCTGACCGATACAGTTTTTGTATGCCCGAAAATCCTGCAGGATGTTTTGGATCGTAGTAAATTTTATGAAGCACTACCTCCTTTTTACTGTCCATGTTAATAAGCCTCCCACGACTGGGACGTTGAAGCTCTGGGTTCACGTTTTATAGACTTAGCTGGTGTAGGTGGTAAGTAGGAACTGGTCTCAAAAAATTCATCCCCATCCTCTTCATCCTCGGACCCGTCTCTCTGCATCCATAACCAGCGCTGTCTGTTGCCAACATATTCCTGAGGGACATTAGATTCTCTCAGACCTCGAGAAAATTCTTGCCATCCTCTGGGGTTGGATCCTTTACGTTGTCTTAGGACATCATTGACTATATCAATCATATTAGATCCAGAAATAGGTTTTCCATTGACTTCTAAATTTCCCTGAGCATTCCAACTCATGCTCGGATGGTCTTCCAACATTTGAAGAAGAAGGTTTGCTTTACGACGCATGGTAACTGGCACACTATCAATAATACGATCATGCAAAGTCTCAGGCTTTTTCTCTGTTTGTACagtttgctgttgttgttgctgctgaaATTTTGATGACGGTTGCACTGCCTTTTTATGAGCCAGTTGAAATTTCTGTAACGTTTGCCCGTATAATTGAGCTTTATCACTTTCAGACAAATCCTCTCGATGAAGTACAGACCCCATGTCTTTCTACAGGTCCGATGTTTGTGTGATGTTAGGGTTTGGTGGTAATCTTGGACGTTGCTGTTGCTCTACTTTCCAGCGATTCATCTCTTCCAGCATTTTAAACGGAACAATGGccattttcttcatattttatctaTCAATTTTCCAAGACTGTTGCTGAGCACAGGTGCTAGCGCAAAAGCTAACAGTGGTAAAAATCCTCCTTtctgatttaaaatttgttttttcttctggATGGGAATCTTTTTGTTTGCCAAGTCCCGAAGTTGTTGACGCATTGGATGCAACTGGCGCTTCTGAGCTTCTGATAGAGATACAttcccttttaaaacattttgacagcACTCCCCCACACAGTTGATCAGATCTTTAGGCACTTCCTTGATTAGTTTTTTCCTAAACTGAGGCTGTGCTTTGCCTAAAGCTAACATCATTGCACCATGTTTCTTGATCAACGGTGTTTTACGTTTTGCAGTTCTTTTGCATGCCATCTTCGTGACTGTCCcaacaacaaaatgatgttgtttctGTGAATACTTGGGTTTATATAGGCGACAGGGCATCAAAGGCTGTTTTTGCAGCATCACTGATCTAAGAGTAGATACTTGTCGATTCAGGGGTGAAAGTCGGGCTAACATTCCACTTGGATACCCTGTAAATGAGGAAGATGGTGAGCTTGTCCAAGATGGAGTTCCAGACGAAATACTGGACAGAAACGATCTTGGGGTTGAGTTTCGGGATGGAGACGAGAACGGTCTTGGGGTTGTGTTTCGGGACGGAGACGAGAACGAAGTTTCTCCTGGTGTTAATTTGCTTGCAGTTCATTTACCGGTTGAAGTCAAATAGGTTAAACCATCATGCTGATTCACCACCACGTTATCAAATCTTGATTTAGGAGTGTTAAGAACAGAGGATGGGGTCGTACTCCTTGATCTCGATTGCATGGGGCTTGGAGTTTGAAATCCAGACATGATACTGATAGGTGAGAGAGGTGATCTGACTGGCGTTGTCTGATCAATCACATCAGAGACTCGACTGAGTGGTCTCATTGGCGAACTTTGTCTTGGTGAAGATTTTCGTCTGACAGTCACAAACCGATCATCGAGTTTTCTCATGGAGGTGGTGGAAGTGTCTTGCCTGTGGTCTTGCCCGATGATTTCTTGACTTGTATTTTGACTTTCAACGGTGATTTGTGTTTCTTGACTGGTGTTTTAACAGATCTCTTTCTGCTTTTCTTGACTGTTGGCGATTTCACAGTTCTCTTTTTACCTTTCTTGGCTGATGGCGCTGATCTTTTCTTGACAGCCTTGTCAAATTTTCTCAAAGTCTTTTGTCCGTCCCAACGAAGTAGACTTCGAATCATAACACCTCCAAGAAATCCACTGCCTCCTGGTTTCAGTATCAATTTACGTTTGCTGTCGGCATCCACATTGGCGTCTGCTAACTGTTGAATCTCATGTTGATTTCTGATCATGAAATTCAAAGTCTGTTTAGGCAGTTGAATTTTTTTCTGTATGATGATCTTGGCTGCTAACGTAAACCATTTGATCATTTCATGCAGACCCGCTTGTAATAACTGTTgtcttttttgaagatttttctccTGACTGAGCGATTCCAAGGCTCTGATGACAGCTTTTGGAGTGTAATCCATGACGAATTGTCTTGAAGTGAATACCTTCTTCCTATGTCTATTTCTTTTATACTAGTCCCGTGTACACAACAGGTCCTCGATTTCCTCCAGTCACCCAACGATGAAAGATACCTGTTCTCAGTCTGTATGACTCGGGAGTTCTTGGATGAAAATCAATCACTAAATATCCGTGAGGAACTGAAATGGCATCTCGATAGGCTTGAGTAAATGTGGCAATTAAATTTGACTTGCCAATACTTTAATTTGTCCTTTATCTctagtattttgaaaaagaatcaTGTAATGCGCATTCAGACTCATTGTTCTGCTTGCTTTGGATTGTTGAAACATGTTCTGGGTGATATAAATCACACTGGCATTACGATGATGTCCTTTTcttgtaaaaaacaaagaaaaatatcaaacagggaatctAGAATATGATACAATGAAATCCAGGGTGTTTCCACAAAATCTCGATATATCCGCTGACAGATATCTGGAGAAAGCACGTCCGACTCATTTGATGCCATGTGTACGATTGAACATATCCGTAAGACACGGTCTTATATAGATCCACCACGACACGTTTGATATACTTTCTTCTCTTTACTGTCTGACATGTTGTTGTAATCTGTACTGGTCATTCAGGAACAGCAATTCTGATGCTACCATATAATGCACCCACAAAAGTGACTTGATCTTTGGTAAATGTTCCAATATTTGATTCACTTGGTGAAGGAGATCGTTTCTTTCATCTTCCGTGAAGTTGTTCAAACCCTGTATGACTGCATCTTGCCGAAATGCTAGCGGTAATAGTCCCGACTcgtcaacaaataaatatttttggacAATCTGTACGATACCATGCATGACCTGGTGAtgtctgaattctttatttacctTGGCTCGACAAAACAACCATTTCATCACATACTGATATAATGTACTGCGAGCATGCTTTGGCATCAACGCTATGTCCAATGTTTTATCGTGATGTTTAGGAGTAATGTCACCCCCATGCAATTCCATCAACTCTTTGAGTTTGAGAGACAACACAGCTGCCTTGTTTGACATCATGATTACGAATGATGCTTTGTCTGTTGTGGTGGCTCCTATTTACCATTGTCGATCTGCATGGTGATCACATAACATAGTCAGAATGTGGACGTTGACTTTATCAGCAGCATCTTCATCCTTCATTTTGGGTTCCGTCCTGATGTCACATTCACAAAACGAATTGGGTTGCAAAGTGTGTTCACACCACTCGAGTTCGATGTCAGGATAATATTTACTCATGTATTTTCGGAGCATGTACATCCATGTAGAAAAACTCATATCCAAGTCTGTCCTTACTTTTGATATGTCCTTGTAGCTGACGCAGAGAAAGTTCGTTTTTAGCAGAAAATCGAACAATGCAACTTTCATATCTACCAAAATATTCTCTGGCAAATTCTCCCACATATCCATATACGAATCACCATAGTGGACGATGGAGAAGTCTACTTTTAAATCCGGCCTCTCTCTTCTTACATAGGCTTTGAATAATTCTTCAAAAGTGTCTGACGAAAAGCCAAgatgt
The nucleotide sequence above comes from Mercenaria mercenaria strain notata unplaced genomic scaffold, MADL_Memer_1 contig_5045, whole genome shotgun sequence. Encoded proteins:
- the LOC128554449 gene encoding uncharacterized protein F54H12.2-like, yielding MSAMQDGQWTEHYPISALNNSAPIEFIIPPQTEKWTDLNQSYLYIKFKVTKADGTDLEAATETSVVNNFFHSIFSSIDLYLKNKLISTNTHTYPYRAYIENLLSYNKECKNTQLRAFELWDKDTSGHMQANTRGGANSGWKGRRTRIAESKSCELIGRLHLDLFLQEKYLPNGIEIRLKLNRASPNFCLMGTAEGKVDIQQVGFNVRTVELLPVVANDLNQAISQHNMKIPIRRAVVKTFTIPDGQRSKIDDHLFLGQLPKRLIIGMVRNADMNGDPATNPFDFRHFHLSKLEVSIDGKTIHNKAFQPDFENGECMRSYMSL